The sequence TCATACAGTACTGTATGGGAGATGTGATAGGGAGGCTGGGGAGAGCCAGGTGTAAAGGAGTCTGATTCATTGGTCTGTGTTCTGCAATGCAGGTGCTGAGACAGCATTTAGTGTGGTGTGTTAGCCTGtatctcaaacacacacctctgtccTTGGACCCTCTTTCCGTTTCTTTTCAAGTGTACTTCAGAAATAtaaaaggatgaaaacaaagtgtatGCTTCACATAGCCAGAGTAGATTTGGTGCAGCGTGACTGGTTGGTTGTGTAGCCAACAGTATTTCTCCATTATTGTTCTAAACATcgtgattttgttttcatagagAGGGAAACAGGAATCTAGGTCTTGCTTTAATGTCACAAATGTAGATGAGTTGGAGTAGCAGTCAGTCAGGTTTCATGCTAATCAACTGATGAGTCTAAGATCAAACAGAAAATTCACCCGTTTAGCTTTGCCCCAAGCtgtttaaaagctgttttgtgtACATACCTGAAGTAAAATTTTAGGTAATTCTCTTCTGCCATTTGAACTGAATAGGAGGGCACAAAAACTATCAAGgcccttccttttttttaacagctaTGATGActtaagtgaaaaaaatgtgatgatatCCAGTGACACCTGACAACTGACTGAATAATGGCACCGATGTGGCGAGGGGAGGACTTAAAGTGCAGATAAAGCTGCTGCTTGAAATCAGAGGGTCTGTTAAAGGTCTCGGTATTGTACAAGAGTCCACTCAGTAAATAGGTTAGTTACAGACATCCTTTATTGTGTGCTTTTTGGTTGAAGACAGGAAGGGAAACAACAGCGTCAGAGCACCACAGGTTTCTTCCCATTTACAGTATCAGCCTAATCGGAGACTCTGAATTTTCTCAGTAAGTGAAAACACGAGCCAACTGTTAATAATCATCAGGTTGTTATTGAAttcattaaatacatttcttcACCATGTATACCAAAGCCTtaaattcattcagtcagtcagtacaAGTCAGTCTCACATAGTGTTGCCATATTGTTTTTACTCCTGGAGTCAGTATAGTTTTGTCTGTAAGACGTTCCTCATGACTTCCTGTGTTCAGGGGAAGCTTGATTTGGCTGTTAACACACTTTGTTTGCAGAGTTTCCCATCACatctttaaatgattttataaaatacaGATACAGGTAGTAAAATTGCCATAGGGAGAACAAAAAGCACCAATAATTCAGTTGACGTTGACGTTCAGAGACGCCCtgtcatgtgtttttacatgcaTACTCTACGAATACGAACCCATTCGCAACTAATGTACGAGCAAATGAGTCTGTGAACGTTTCTATGGATTTTAAATAGATTTGCCTCTGCAGTGGTGGTTATTTAACAATGAAGAAGACAATTTCCATGACTATTTCATACATCATCACATCTACAtacaccttttgttttctttgttttgatcGAGAGATCCCTAGTGGAAAaaattacatactgtgtgtttaaccGCCACCTGCTTGCCCTGCAGGACAACATGCTGTCATTTTGCCACCACCAGAGACCTGCTGTTGTATCATGATCAACTGCTGACTGTATGTTCAACAGCAATGTTTCTTGTATTTACTGGGATATATCAGCAGGGAAAGGGACAGTAGCTCTTTGCGACTGGTGCGCAGGCAAAATGTAACGGATCAACAGAAAGTTGCTGCGGAatgtaaatcatttttataGCAAAGTTGCTTGTGTCCTGAGGCTGTTCACAGGTTTAAGGAGACACTCACAGAAAAGCAATCACAATCAAGTGTAAAATTAAGTTGCATTGTGTAAAATACACTTCGGACTATTAGGAAGCTAATAAATTGCTAATGgtgtttcctttttaaaatcaactTCAGATGTTTGCCACAAGATAAAGGTGTTTGCTCTCCACAGGGGTAGGCTGCTAAAAATTGCAGGCCATCTGTCAATAATTCATCAGGATCGGGAACAATAAATCTAATGTAATTGCATGTTTCATACCTGAAGCAGACTGAAGTATTGATGTGTTTACCTCACTTTTTTGGCCTTTATTCTTAGAGTTTATACCTGTTAAATACTTAAgtcatctgtcattttgttgATCTTTTTGTCTgctatgtttttcttttatgcaGGATAAGGATCCCCGATGTCGCTGAGACCCATCTTTAAAATTAGAAATGATATTCAACACTGGCATTCTggattaaaatgtgaaaatcactTCTAGGCTCCTCCTGTGATACTAAGATTTGATGGGTAGACAGACTTTTTTTGTGACTGATGCCATGGATGATTGATTTTTTGCTCTTGAGGGCAAAGTCAGAGCTGTTTCCAAAATGTGTGAGCGAGGCAAGCCCTTCGGTGAGAGGGAGCTAAGGAATAACAACCAGCAGAGTGGAATGCTGGGTGATGGTGATGCCAATGCCAATGACATCCGGACAGAAAATGGCAGGAGGACAGGTGATACTGGCACCCTGTCATCATCTGGGATGACTGAAACAGCCGAGCAAGACAAAGTCATCATGTGGGGTACAGACTCCCAATGTGACGACCCCGAGTTGGCTGAGTTTGAGATGCTGGAGAGTCAGGAGCTAGAGGCTTATGTGGTCGACGAGGAAGAGGACTTTGTTGGCCTTGCAGACCGCAAGGATCTTCATGAACAGCCTGCATCATACAGCAAAGCCTCAGTAGAACAGGCAACAGACAataagagaaggaaagagaggacaTCTCCTGAACAAGATTCCAGTGCCTCTCTTGTGTCTGAGAGCAAAGAGGCATCCAGGACTGAGTTAAGCTCAGAAACTGATGTCTTTGTGTCCTGTCAGTCTACCATTTCAACCATGGACACTGCTGGCAGGACCCAGACAACAGACTCATGGCACGTTGCCTCTGGACCCTACTCAACCATCTCGGAAGACTTGACTCTGGTTTCTCAGACTTGTAACACTGCCACTGAGAGAGCCAAGGCCTCTGAAAGAGCTGGtcacccttcctcctcctctggacAAAGCACAACACGCCAGAAAGATGTGGACGTGAACTTGAATTCAACAGCTGGCTTGGAAGATGTGGTATCACAGGCACAAGTGAACATTGGAGTTGTTCCATGTCATGATGTCGTTGACAAGCACAGGAACATCAGTAACCAGAGAAATAAGGCATGGAATAACATTTTAGAGAAAGACTGTGATCAAGGGAGAATTACAGAGCACAAGGGTTTACCTGCTGCAAAAAAATCCCATGCAGAAAGCAACACTAAAATAGATAAAAGCACACAAGCTGATGAGGCCCCTGATGTTAACTGCAGCCTACTCAAAACAGGTACAAAGGGGACTCAGTCATCAATTGAATCCAAAGCCATAAAGAAACAAGGATCATTTGATaacacactcagaaaacaaaactcgTTTGACAAAACTTTTAAAAAGCAGCCATCATTTGAACATACTTTGAAGAAGCAGCTCTCCTTTGATAACACCTTAAAAAAGCAGGGCTCTTTTGAGAACACTGTCAACACCAGCTCTTCAAGTCTGGAGAGAAGGAGGCCATGGGGAAGCCCTAGTCGATCAGCAACTCCTACATCCCCTAAAACTACCTCCTGTTCCCCCAAAAGACGACCACCTGGTTCTCCAGCCAAGGTCCAGGGCATCAGGGCACTGAGTTTGGAGCGAAGCGACTCCCCTCAGAGAGGTTTAAGTCAAACAGTCAAACCACCAGGTAAGACAAGTTTGAGCAGCGGCATCCCCAAACCTGTTATGCCTCAGCAAAAAGAGCCTGAACCCAAGAGATCTTCTCCTCCGCAGAAGCCTAAAAACGTCCGTCCAAAAATCATCACCTATGTTCGAAAGAACCCTCAAGCAAAATCACAAGTGACAGATGTCCCACTTGAAGCCTCCACAATCCCATCAAGACTATCTTCTTACTCCAGCCCACCAGCTCACAAAGATATAAAGGTTGGTCCTCAACCTAAATCCACACCGGTGCCAAGTTCCTCCAACCTGCTTTTTGACAAATATCGACAGGAGATGCAGAAAGCAGGGTACTATCCCTCCGGAATGGTTGTGACTGGGGCGAAACCTCCAAGCAGCACCGTCCCTCAAAGGTTGGCTGGGGCGTCAGACAATTTTTACGAGGATATTCCTGAGAAATACCTCCAAGAGGTGAGAAATGGACCTCGATATAATCAAACAGCTGCATGCCACGAGTGGTTGAAGTAGTGCACTGAAACGCTAGTGGCTCAAAATAGCAGCAGCTGACAAAATATCTGATTTATGCGAAAGTTTGAGCCATATATGAAACTTCTGATTTCCTGAAAAGACACAAGGTCTGAGAACTGTCTGAAAGCATCTAAGCTAACAGTGATGCTAACAGTAAAAGTCACAGTTGCTAAATATATAGACCCAGAATATTGTATGTAAATGATACAATTGCCAGTGAGTTAATATCTTCATTGTGATGATTGTGATCGACTATATTGGTAATGTCCCTCATCAGCGTGTTTCCCAAGAAGGAGGCGGTGCTTACCGCTCACCCAGGGCTCTGAGGCCTCAGCTGGGGTTAGGAGCAGTCACCAGGCAGCCTGCAGCCAAGGCAAGAGTTCAACagacaggtcaaaggtcaaccaCGGCCCAGAGCCATTCTGCTCAGGTGGTGTCCTCCCAAGGCTACCAGGACCCTGCAGGTGTGATGGTGATCTACTGGCATAATGAgctcaaagtgaaaatgtacaCACGGTGTCAGCACATATATGCATGATTTGTTATCAGAGTTGATAGgaagaggaaaataagaaaTTCTCATGAATTGTAATTAAACTAAGAGAGCACAAGGGCATATCTGACACTGAGTACCACATGCCTGTGCTGTGAACCATGTAGACCATTGCGTGaaaattaaagaagaagaagaagtagttCTGTTCATACCTTACAATTCTGTGCACATCCCATCCCCTGTTGTCGAGCTGCAGTGAAGTTATCGCCTTCAGCTTTCTGAATGATTTACCAAGTTTTCTTCCCTTCATGCTTATGGATGAGGCTTGGCTTTTGGCACCTAAACTCTTTGAAGTGGAAAGCATTTCACAGCAATGTAGCTCAACTTGTACTGCATATTCCATCCTGCTCACATTATAAGTCATGATGTAGTCAGATTCCGCATGTGGTGATGGTGTGACTGGAGGCTATCATATGCGTTCGTGTATGTGTGCTGTCTTGTGATGACATTTATGGTAACTAAGTTCCAAGACTGGATTGAAAgatcttatttctttcttattctGAAAGTTTCTTAGTTTAGCACGAGAGTGAACTGTACAttgaaacacaaagtgcagctctTCTGTCAATAGATCTTGATGATTCACTCACTGTtcttatatatattatataatatctCTGAATATTGCATATTTTCC comes from Scatophagus argus isolate fScaArg1 chromosome 5, fScaArg1.pri, whole genome shotgun sequence and encodes:
- the mtus2b gene encoding microtubule-associated tumor suppressor candidate 2 isoform X1 — its product is MCERGKPFGERELRNNNQQSGMLGDGDANANDIRTENGRRTGDTGTLSSSGMTETAEQDKVIMWGTDSQCDDPELAEFEMLESQELEAYVVDEEEDFVGLADRKDLHEQPASYSKASVEQATDNKRRKERTSPEQDSSASLVSESKEASRTELSSETDVFVSCQSTISTMDTAGRTQTTDSWHVASGPYSTISEDLTLVSQTCNTATERAKASERAGHPSSSSGQSTTRQKDVDVNLNSTAGLEDVVSQAQVNIGVVPCHDVVDKHRNISNQRNKAWNNILEKDCDQGRITEHKGLPAAKKSHAESNTKIDKSTQADEAPDVNCSLLKTGTKGTQSSIESKAIKKQGSFDNTLRKQNSFDKTFKKQPSFEHTLKKQLSFDNTLKKQGSFENTVNTSSSSLERRRPWGSPSRSATPTSPKTTSCSPKRRPPGSPAKVQGIRALSLERSDSPQRGLSQTVKPPGKTSLSSGIPKPVMPQQKEPEPKRSSPPQKPKNVRPKIITYVRKNPQAKSQVTDVPLEASTIPSRLSSYSSPPAHKDIKVGPQPKSTPVPSSSNLLFDKYRQEMQKAGYYPSGMVVTGAKPPSSTVPQRLAGASDNFYEDIPEKYLQERVSQEGGGAYRSPRALRPQLGLGAVTRQPAAKARVQQTGQRSTTAQSHSAQVVSSQGYQDPAAEQKRSGERGQETTPKSLLFKPGQSGLRPPGFSTLPAARLAAFGFVRSSSVSSVSSNQSNDSSHSDPCRPSQHPGSGSDDTLLHKAPVPPSEASHTQSRSQPPNAPSLHRRSLPPQRSSPLASRREMQKDIEAVMPPKYSPKRFAVVSPKPQSLARGQTAEIHGAARAERAQELDRALIRQLQERCEQQALQLQSLQTQLKKASMCLDVFSITTQHFCHKSESAIVKERELSLELARIRDEVAFSVAHWEQLQQEKQELERHFEAELQGLRAQQQKELEALEERLKAEHMAEAENLQAQQREELEELRFKQQEQIEEMKKNHETSLMEMEMTHNDTLATLQEEHARTVKNLKMAHEQQTKSLGEEFEKIRLSLQDQVDTLTFQNRSLRDRAKRFEEALRRSTDEQIVDALAPYKHIEEDLKSLKEVLEMKNQQIHQQDLKISELEKIQAEKNVYLEERLQVLQQQNEDLKERIDKNVAVSRQLSEENANLQVHVEKESNEKKRLSRTNEELLWRLQTGDLSPRMSPCSSPIHRPSSGPGSPARPHSYHQ
- the mtus2b gene encoding microtubule-associated tumor suppressor candidate 2 isoform X2; the protein is MCERGKPFGERELRNNNQQSGMLGDGDANANDIRTENGRRTGDTGTLSSSGMTETAEQDKVIMWGTDSQCDDPELAEFEMLESQELEAYVVDEEEDFVGLADRKDLHEQPASYSKASVEQATDNKRRKERTSPEQDSSASLVSESKEASRTELSSETDVFVSCQSTISTMDTAGRTQTTDSWHVASGPYSTISEDLTLVSQTCNTATERAKASERAGHPSSSSGQSTTRQKDVDVNLNSTAGLEDVVSQAQVNIGVVPCHDVVDKHRNISNQRNKAWNNILEKDCDQGRITEHKGLPAAKKSHAESNTKIDKSTQADEAPDVNCSLLKTGTKGTQSSIESKAIKKQGSFDNTLRKQNSFDKTFKKQPSFEHTLKKQLSFDNTLKKQGSFENTVNTSSSSLERRRPWGSPSRSATPTSPKTTSCSPKRRPPGSPAKVQGIRALSLERSDSPQRGLSQTVKPPGKTSLSSGIPKPVMPQQKEPEPKRSSPPQKPKNVRPKIITYVRKNPQAKSQVTDVPLEASTIPSRLSSYSSPPAHKDIKVGPQPKSTPVPSSSNLLFDKYRQEMQKAGYYPSGMVVTGAKPPSSTVPQRLAGASDNFYEDIPEKYLQERVSQEGGGAYRSPRALRPQLGLGAVTRQPAAKARVQQTGQRSTTAQSHSAQVVSSQGYQDPAAEQKRSGERGQETTPKSLLFKPGQSGLRPPGFSTLPAARLAAFGFVRSSSVSSVSSNQSNDSSHSDPCRPSQHPGSGSDDTLLHKAPVPPSEASHTQSRSQPPNAPSLHRRSLPPQRSSPLASRREMQKDIEAVMPPKYSPKRFAVVSPKPQSLARGQTAEIHGAARAERAQELDRALIRQLQERCEQQALQLQSLQTQLKKASMCLDVFSITTQHFCHKSESAIVKERELSLELARIRDEVAFSVAHWEQLQQEKQELERHFEAELQGLRAQQQKELEALEERLKAEHMAEAENLQAQQREELEELRFKQQEQIEEMKKNHETSLMEMEMTHNDTLATLQEEHARTVKNLKMAHEQQTKSLGEEFEKIRLSLQDQVDTLTFQNRSLRDRAKRFEEALRRSTDEQIVDALAPYKHIEEDLKSLKEVLEMKNQQIHQQDLKISELEKIAEKNVYLEERLQVLQQQNEDLKERIDKNVAVSRQLSEENANLQVHVEKESNEKKRLSRTNEELLWRLQTGDLSPRMSPCSSPIHRPSSGPGSPARPHSYHQ